The genome window AAGTTTTTCAACAACCGATGTTTTAACCTCACCAACCCGGACATCAACCTTGTCCACTGTTACGGCTTTTTCTGATTCTTCAATCGTCATAACATTCGGTCTGATAGCTGCTATTTTAGGGGTTCCCTCTATTTCTATATCAGCCAGTATTTTGCCACCGTACATGGGGCGGGTAAAGACCAGTTTGTCGCCATCCTGTTTAATGTTGATACATTCCATAACAAGACCGGCATCGAGTCTGGCGGCCAGCCTGGCGGCAAGATCCTTGCCGTGGATCGATGCTCCCAGGATAATCAATGCGGGATCTTTGGATTCTATTATATTGGCTGAAACATTAGTATATGCATCTGTATTATAATCTGCCAGGGCAGAATCATCGGCTGCCAGAATACTATCTGCGCCGTATTTTCTAAGTGCTCCTGCAATATTTTCAATGCCGGAACCTAGAACTACAGCCGTCAGGTCAGTATTCATACTATCTGCAAGGCGTCTCCCCTCGCTTACAGCATCGAAGGCTACCTTTCGGAAAGCTCCGTTACGTTGTTCAGCTAAAACTAATATTCCTTGTGCCATATTAATCTCCTTGTATTATATGATCTTTAAATCATCATGAAGCATTTTAACAAGCGTTGCTGCCTGATCCGATGCGGAATCGCCGGCTATCATTGTTACACCGCTTCTTTCAGGCGGAAGGTTCAGGGCAATAATTTTGACCTTGCGATTTGATTCGCCCACAGCGCCGGGATCAACGTCAAGATCTGCAAGAGTTTTAGTCTCCATCGGTTTCTTTTTGGCTTTCATTATACCGGGGAGAGTTGCATATCTTGGCTCATTAAGTCCACGTTGAGTGGTTAAAAGAACCGGCAAGGCAGCCTCAACTACTTCGGTTGCGCCTTCTACGACTCGGTGGCATTTTATTTTTCCGTCGGAGATTTCTTCCTTTACCACTTGTGAAATCTGGGGAATACTTAAATATTCGGCTACTGCTGCTCCTACTTGAAAATTGTCCTGATCGACAGCGCGCTGGCCTGCAATAATAAGATCATAAGGTATGTCCTTGAGCGCCGCCGCAAGAATCTTTGCAGTGGCCAGTGAATCACTCCCCTCGGCTTGCGGGTCATCAATATGAACCGCTTTATCGGCTCCCATTGCCAGAGCTGTTTGTATTGTTTTTACTGACTTTTTTGGTCCCATCGACAGGATTGTAACGGAACCGCTTTGGGCATCCCTGATTTGCAGAGCCTCTTCCACCGCCAGCTCATCATAAGGGTTCATGACCCATTTAATAGTATCGGTTTTGATGGAAACACCATCCCCTGCGATCTGGATAAGCGATTCGGTATCCGGTACCTGTTTGACAAGAACAAGAATATCCATATTACATTCCTTTCTTATAATCTATAGTTTTTTACAACGTATTTTCATTATGAAGTTATTTTAAAAAAAACTATAATATACATATATTTAAGTCTGTTTGTCAAGTAATCACATCGGAGTTTTAGGGGGCAGAATAATTTACAAAATTTTTAAACAGGTAGAGGATGAAAAAAGTTTTTTAGATTCCATTGAGTCCTGGCTTAGAAATGCTATGGGTGTTTGAGCCTGATGCAGGGATTGACTAAAAAGACTGTTTTCGTCGGGCGTTATTT of Desulfosarcina sp. BuS5 contains these proteins:
- a CDS encoding electron transfer flavoprotein subunit beta/FixA family protein; amino-acid sequence: MDILVLVKQVPDTESLIQIAGDGVSIKTDTIKWVMNPYDELAVEEALQIRDAQSGSVTILSMGPKKSVKTIQTALAMGADKAVHIDDPQAEGSDSLATAKILAAALKDIPYDLIIAGQRAVDQDNFQVGAAVAEYLSIPQISQVVKEEISDGKIKCHRVVEGATEVVEAALPVLLTTQRGLNEPRYATLPGIMKAKKKPMETKTLADLDVDPGAVGESNRKVKIIALNLPPERSGVTMIAGDSASDQAATLVKMLHDDLKII
- a CDS encoding electron transfer flavoprotein subunit alpha/FixB family protein, with translation MAQGILVLAEQRNGAFRKVAFDAVSEGRRLADSMNTDLTAVVLGSGIENIAGALRKYGADSILAADDSALADYNTDAYTNVSANIIESKDPALIILGASIHGKDLAARLAARLDAGLVMECINIKQDGDKLVFTRPMYGGKILADIEIEGTPKIAAIRPNVMTIEESEKAVTVDKVDVRVGEVKTSVVEKLIEEGDKIELTEADIIISGGHGTSGDFTAIEDLASALGGAVGASRFAVDEGWRPHSDQVGQTGKIVSPSLYIACGISGAIQHVAGMSTSKNIVAINKDSEAPIFSESDIGIVGDLVEVVPAITEEVKKLSKNL